One Chordicoccus furentiruminis DNA window includes the following coding sequences:
- a CDS encoding cystatin family protein produces the protein MDGDHFRKWRRNIWESITLYPVQHFRLPDCIHSEDKRKGAADGPGKNHRTISGGNIMKDFVRKMMVMACAASLVMAPASFAETEAASEDVQIIGGADAPTSILLVGGWEINSGALSFDDEENKDAKEAFEKATDGLEGYEYEPIAVLGSQVVAGTNYSILCRGTVIVPDAEPVFEIITVYEDLDGNAEITGDKEIFSGDSDAQGGYIVNEGDVSFEKNEDVKTAFDKAITFDKALESLEGADYEPVAYLGSQTVTGINYMALMRVTAVVPEYDLVTVYQDLDGNAEITDMQTVTIDAEDAVCETETETED, from the coding sequence ATCTGGGAATCTATCACGCTATATCCGGTGCAACATTTCCGCCTTCCTGACTGTATACATAGTGAAGACAAGAGAAAGGGAGCTGCAGACGGGCCTGGCAAAAATCATAGAACAATCAGTGGAGGAAATATCATGAAGGATTTCGTAAGGAAGATGATGGTTATGGCATGCGCGGCATCTCTGGTAATGGCTCCGGCATCATTTGCAGAGACGGAAGCTGCATCGGAAGATGTTCAGATCATTGGAGGCGCGGATGCTCCTACGTCTATCCTGCTTGTTGGCGGATGGGAGATCAACAGCGGAGCACTTTCCTTCGATGATGAAGAAAACAAAGATGCAAAGGAAGCCTTTGAAAAGGCAACAGACGGGCTGGAAGGATACGAGTATGAACCGATCGCAGTTCTCGGAAGCCAGGTTGTTGCTGGAACAAACTACAGCATCCTATGCAGAGGAACAGTTATCGTTCCGGACGCCGAACCGGTCTTCGAGATCATTACGGTATATGAAGATCTCGATGGCAACGCGGAGATCACCGGCGACAAGGAAATCTTCAGCGGGGACAGTGATGCCCAGGGTGGATATATCGTTAATGAAGGCGATGTGAGCTTTGAAAAAAATGAGGATGTGAAGACTGCCTTCGATAAGGCGATTACCTTCGATAAGGCACTCGAGTCTCTGGAGGGGGCAGATTATGAGCCGGTCGCCTATCTTGGCAGTCAGACTGTAACTGGCATCAATTACATGGCACTGATGCGTGTAACGGCAGTAGTGCCGGAATATGATCTGGTGACGGTTTATCAGGATCTCGATGGTAACGCAGAGATCACGGATATGCAGACCGTAACGATCGATGCTGAGGATGCAGTATGTGAGACCGAAACAGAAACGGAAGACTGA